A portion of the Edaphobacter lichenicola genome contains these proteins:
- a CDS encoding Ig-like domain repeat protein: MTRLSHRFSCFTFFVWMESSYARALFILVMMATTVCSAVAATPTATTTTLAISATSVPYQTPISLTATVTAGNAPITAGLVLFCEATAKFCENNSALGVAQLTFPGATASVKIGSGPIGNHSYKAVFRANNSYATSESNIVTYSVTGTHTSSITLSSTGSIGDYSLTGTVSGFGSLNTGPTGTISFLDTSAGNNLLGSENLVVSTLSTTFVQNQPFAIGGTFPPGTQLSDERSVAIASAYLDTDNNLDVVTGDASPTISVLLGNGDGTFKPKVNYPGCSVGVAVQIVLADFNRDGVTDIALGCSDKKANGGLVINLGKGDGTFQTNPVYYPTGDVGGVAFGDFNSDGLIDIVVSDNAQQDITFFQGNGDGTFTKETAATISTPTLAHGVVVADFNMDGFDDVAYAVDTAVPNSSLSDLYVALGNGKGAFQTATAPVASEIGEFLTTGDTNADSFPDVVSSSILRPNSGNNNVGPSLFVLLGKGDGTFHSTATYTSDIPSDPHLADVNGDGIPDIIAGGSTGALVYQGNGDGTFQPYQEPSIGGFALTFAVNAGDYNNDGNADLIGTDADTPRAAVSLSQVQQTSVASALTNVAVFPLGSGVHNVDASYSGDSIFVGSLSSTVPLTAAPVNTALTLTASATSAILPGQSIVLIAVLSPYTVGPPTTTTNNELVNFYTGTTLLGSGKLSNGVATITTTALPIGADSLTAVYVGDSNYNTSTSNTVTATVSNVLISSSPNPSTYTQAVTFTGTVATGKTGTITFFDGSTNIGSSAISGATATITTSSLTAGSHNITAQYNSNASPVLVQVVNKATPTVTVTTSGPSTYGQSVMITASVPTGATGTITLTSGSLSLGSGTISSGSVLINTSLLTPPNDLITATYSGDSNYNSAVGTVTQTVNKVDTSGTLTSSVNPSLPGGAVTFTDTLSPANVTGMVTFTNGSTVLGSSTVNNGAATLIISTLPLGNDVITAAYNGDGNNNGSTATLTQVVAKLSPTVTVSTSGPSNFGQAVSISASVPTGPTGTIVITSGGITLGSGTITSSSGVVTITTKILPAGTDTITASYSGDATNNSATGSTTQTVNKVAPAVTLSSSLNPSVVNQSVTFTATLPANVTGTVTFTAGSTILGSPALSNGVATVTTSALPVGTDTITATYNGDSNNSTSSATLMQTVNKATPVVTVTASGPSIFGSSATIIASVPIGTTGTIAFTSGGVALGSGTISTATGMVSISTSILPVGSDLITASYSGDASNNSATGTATQIVNKAGLTISLISSLNPSTLNQSVTFTATLSGSATGAVTFTNGVTVLGMSTLVNGTAAVTTSSLPVGSDTITATYNGDSNNGAENTSLLQTVNKMTPPVTVTTSGPSTSGGSVTITTTLPPGTTGTVTVSSGGVTLGSGTVNPTTGTVVISTTSLPVGTDPITASFGGDTNNNPATGSTTQTVTRATTTVLLFSSVNPSSVNQSVIFTATIPTNATGLVTFFDGSTILGTGAVSSGTATLTTSTLIAGSHAITASYGGDTNNSSASSAPLIQIVNKATPVLPPPVVSSPTLPVNTPETITETVPPGVTGTVTFSNGSNPLGSAPIVGGVATITVPSLPQGVDSITASTSGDASDNSAVSPPTTVTVGKIATVVTLTSSVNPSAYNQSVTFSASVHAGTTGSITFLDGTTVIGSGPVSATGVAVFATSTLTIGSHPITASYGGDSNYSSAVSAVLVQTVSKIPTTITITESTPAQLVNGGITFTATVTAPDPNATGTVTFMDGSVVLGTATLTPNGGVAVSLSTNASAILLTSSLVAGSHQIVAIYSGDNTFAPSTSAPANDLVEDFTNTNTGPASQNVFPGASTTYNFSLAPITASTFLNDVTVTVTGLPAGSTYTLTPSSVAAGSGVTAMVLNVQTSSSLSAQNNQPANSPASRKELPIALGMLGLIGLGAIRKLRNRMPRALLLLLVMLSSLLPIAALSGCAGGYFTLNPQTYTVTVTGTEGIVQHAATATLIVQ, from the coding sequence ATGACACGCTTGTCTCACCGTTTTTCTTGTTTTACTTTTTTTGTCTGGATGGAGAGTTCCTACGCCCGAGCCCTGTTCATCCTTGTGATGATGGCAACGACGGTCTGCTCGGCAGTTGCGGCGACGCCAACGGCCACGACAACGACATTGGCGATTTCAGCCACCTCCGTTCCTTATCAGACCCCAATCAGTTTGACGGCGACCGTCACGGCAGGCAACGCGCCGATTACGGCGGGTTTAGTGCTCTTTTGCGAAGCGACCGCCAAGTTCTGCGAAAATAACTCTGCTCTCGGAGTCGCCCAACTGACCTTTCCGGGCGCTACTGCGTCGGTGAAGATAGGCAGTGGCCCCATTGGCAACCACAGTTATAAGGCTGTATTTCGAGCTAACAACTCCTATGCAACCAGCGAATCGAACATCGTTACTTATTCCGTGACGGGAACTCACACCTCGTCGATAACGCTTTCATCCACTGGTTCTATCGGCGACTATAGCCTCACCGGTACTGTCTCTGGCTTTGGTTCGCTGAATACCGGGCCGACGGGAACAATCTCATTTCTTGATACGAGTGCCGGCAATAATCTTCTTGGCAGCGAGAATCTAGTCGTCTCCACGCTGTCCACTACCTTTGTTCAAAATCAACCCTTTGCGATCGGGGGCACATTTCCTCCGGGCACTCAACTGTCGGACGAGAGATCTGTTGCCATCGCATCGGCATACCTCGATACAGACAACAACCTTGACGTAGTAACAGGCGATGCTTCGCCGACAATCTCTGTTCTTCTAGGCAACGGCGATGGAACATTCAAGCCAAAGGTAAATTATCCAGGCTGCAGTGTCGGAGTAGCTGTTCAGATTGTTCTGGCCGACTTTAACCGTGACGGAGTAACAGATATCGCACTTGGTTGCTCGGATAAAAAAGCCAACGGCGGGCTCGTCATTAACCTTGGCAAGGGTGACGGTACCTTTCAAACCAATCCTGTCTATTACCCGACGGGCGATGTAGGTGGTGTCGCCTTCGGTGACTTCAATAGCGACGGGCTGATAGATATCGTGGTCTCCGACAACGCGCAGCAGGATATAACGTTTTTTCAAGGCAACGGCGATGGAACGTTCACCAAGGAGACCGCTGCGACTATTTCGACTCCGACCCTAGCCCACGGCGTAGTGGTCGCAGACTTCAACATGGATGGCTTTGACGACGTAGCATACGCAGTCGATACAGCTGTACCCAATAGCTCACTGTCGGATCTTTACGTGGCTCTCGGGAATGGAAAAGGAGCTTTCCAAACGGCCACAGCTCCGGTTGCCAGTGAGATTGGAGAGTTCCTCACTACCGGCGATACAAACGCTGATAGCTTTCCCGACGTCGTCTCCAGCTCTATTCTGCGTCCCAATAGTGGCAATAACAACGTCGGCCCTAGCCTCTTCGTCCTTCTCGGCAAAGGTGACGGTACTTTCCATTCCACAGCGACGTATACCTCCGATATCCCATCTGACCCGCACCTCGCAGACGTCAACGGTGACGGTATTCCGGACATTATTGCTGGTGGCAGCACCGGTGCTCTGGTTTATCAAGGTAATGGAGATGGCACCTTCCAGCCATATCAGGAGCCAAGCATAGGTGGATTTGCACTCACATTTGCCGTCAATGCAGGAGATTACAACAACGACGGCAACGCGGACCTCATCGGGACCGACGCAGATACTCCGCGCGCCGCCGTCTCACTCAGCCAGGTACAACAAACATCTGTCGCGTCCGCGCTCACCAACGTCGCTGTGTTTCCGCTCGGCAGCGGTGTCCACAATGTTGATGCAAGCTATTCTGGCGATTCTATCTTTGTCGGTAGTCTATCTTCCACGGTTCCTCTGACTGCCGCTCCAGTAAACACGGCACTCACGCTTACTGCGTCAGCGACCTCTGCTATTTTGCCCGGTCAGTCCATCGTGTTGATCGCAGTCCTGTCCCCCTACACGGTCGGGCCGCCGACTACGACAACAAACAACGAACTCGTAAATTTTTATACTGGCACAACACTTCTCGGCTCTGGAAAGTTGTCCAACGGAGTTGCCACAATAACAACAACTGCGCTGCCGATTGGCGCGGATTCCCTCACTGCTGTTTACGTTGGCGACTCAAACTACAACACCAGCACCTCAAACACAGTTACAGCTACAGTTTCTAATGTCCTGATAAGCTCCTCGCCTAATCCTTCAACCTATACACAGGCAGTTACCTTTACGGGCACAGTAGCCACAGGTAAAACTGGCACAATTACCTTCTTCGACGGATCTACCAACATCGGAAGTAGTGCAATCTCTGGTGCTACAGCGACAATTACAACTTCTAGCCTCACCGCTGGGTCGCACAACATTACCGCACAATACAACTCCAACGCATCTCCCGTTCTTGTTCAGGTGGTCAATAAAGCGACCCCAACCGTAACTGTCACTACGTCTGGACCCAGTACGTACGGTCAGTCGGTCATGATCACGGCGTCAGTTCCGACTGGAGCGACAGGTACGATCACTCTAACCAGTGGCTCGCTCTCTTTAGGATCCGGCACTATTTCTTCAGGTTCGGTATTAATAAACACGAGCCTGTTGACCCCTCCTAACGATCTGATTACAGCGACCTACAGCGGTGACAGCAACTACAACTCTGCGGTGGGTACGGTAACGCAGACTGTGAATAAGGTAGATACTTCAGGGACGTTGACCTCTTCTGTCAACCCGTCTTTACCTGGCGGGGCAGTTACATTCACCGATACACTTTCACCTGCCAATGTGACTGGAATGGTGACATTCACCAATGGTTCGACTGTATTAGGCAGCTCGACCGTAAACAATGGTGCAGCGACTCTCATCATTTCGACGCTGCCGCTTGGCAACGATGTCATCACAGCGGCCTATAACGGCGACGGAAACAATAATGGTTCCACCGCAACGCTCACGCAGGTGGTCGCGAAGTTGAGTCCGACGGTAACAGTAAGCACCTCTGGTCCGAGCAACTTCGGTCAGGCCGTCTCAATTTCGGCTTCAGTCCCCACCGGTCCGACCGGCACCATAGTTATCACCAGCGGTGGCATCACGCTAGGAAGCGGAACCATAACCTCGAGTTCTGGCGTAGTAACGATCACAACCAAAATCCTTCCTGCCGGCACGGACACAATAACTGCAAGCTACAGCGGCGACGCGACCAACAACTCCGCTACAGGGTCGACGACACAGACTGTAAACAAAGTAGCCCCAGCCGTAACGCTCTCGTCTTCGTTAAACCCTTCAGTCGTCAACCAATCCGTGACATTCACCGCCACTCTGCCAGCCAACGTCACTGGAACAGTAACCTTTACAGCCGGATCGACCATCTTGGGTTCACCAGCTTTGTCCAACGGTGTTGCAACCGTGACCACCTCAGCCCTACCCGTAGGCACAGATACGATCACCGCAACCTACAATGGCGACTCAAATAACAGTACTTCAAGCGCAACTTTGATGCAGACGGTCAATAAAGCCACCCCTGTAGTTACAGTAACTGCGTCCGGACCAAGCATATTCGGTAGCTCAGCTACTATCATCGCGAGCGTCCCAATCGGAACAACCGGAACCATCGCATTCACCAGCGGTGGTGTAGCACTCGGTTCCGGAACTATCAGCACTGCAACTGGAATGGTAAGTATTTCCACTTCCATACTTCCGGTGGGAAGCGACCTAATCACAGCTTCTTATAGCGGGGATGCGAGCAACAATTCGGCCACCGGAACTGCTACCCAGATCGTGAACAAAGCCGGGTTAACAATTTCTCTAATCTCATCTCTTAACCCCTCTACGCTGAATCAATCGGTGACCTTCACAGCCACCCTTTCTGGCAGCGCGACCGGCGCGGTGACATTTACAAACGGGGTAACGGTCCTGGGCATGTCAACACTGGTCAACGGAACTGCTGCAGTGACCACCTCTTCCCTGCCTGTAGGATCTGACACAATCACCGCAACTTACAATGGCGACTCCAACAACGGAGCGGAAAACACGAGCCTGCTTCAGACAGTCAATAAAATGACTCCGCCCGTGACCGTCACAACCTCTGGACCAAGCACCTCCGGTGGATCAGTCACAATAACGACGACTTTGCCTCCCGGCACAACCGGAACTGTGACGGTTTCGAGTGGTGGGGTGACACTCGGAAGCGGTACCGTAAATCCCACGACTGGAACAGTCGTTATATCGACCACGTCTCTTCCAGTCGGCACCGACCCCATCACCGCAAGCTTCGGGGGGGACACGAATAACAATCCGGCGACCGGCAGCACTACACAAACAGTCACTAGAGCAACCACCACAGTGTTGCTGTTCTCATCTGTCAATCCCTCGAGTGTCAACCAGTCAGTCATCTTCACTGCAACCATCCCCACAAATGCGACCGGCTTGGTCACATTCTTTGATGGTTCTACTATTCTCGGTACCGGTGCGGTCAGCAGCGGAACAGCAACGCTCACCACCTCAACCCTCATTGCCGGATCTCATGCGATCACTGCAAGCTATGGTGGCGATACGAACAATAGTTCTGCTAGCTCTGCTCCCCTCATACAAATAGTTAACAAAGCTACTCCCGTTCTGCCGCCGCCTGTTGTCTCCTCTCCGACCTTGCCCGTCAACACGCCGGAAACTATCACCGAGACGGTCCCTCCGGGCGTGACAGGAACAGTCACATTCTCCAATGGCTCAAATCCTTTGGGTTCGGCTCCGATCGTTGGTGGAGTCGCGACTATTACGGTTCCGTCTCTCCCTCAGGGAGTTGATTCCATCACTGCATCTACCTCGGGTGATGCTAGCGACAATTCAGCGGTATCCCCACCAACGACCGTGACCGTCGGCAAGATAGCTACTGTTGTCACTCTGACTTCCTCTGTCAATCCGTCGGCTTATAACCAATCAGTTACCTTCTCAGCCTCTGTACACGCTGGAACTACGGGTTCAATAACCTTTCTGGATGGCACGACTGTAATCGGCTCAGGACCAGTGAGTGCCACTGGCGTGGCAGTTTTTGCGACGTCTACGCTGACCATTGGTTCGCATCCGATAACGGCATCGTACGGTGGCGATTCAAACTACAGTTCCGCGGTCTCTGCGGTACTGGTGCAGACTGTCAGCAAGATTCCAACGACCATCACGATCACCGAAAGTACACCTGCGCAGTTAGTGAACGGCGGAATCACTTTTACTGCAACTGTCACAGCGCCAGATCCAAACGCAACAGGAACAGTGACCTTCATGGACGGTTCGGTCGTCCTTGGAACAGCTACGCTTACTCCGAATGGCGGAGTCGCCGTCTCACTTAGCACGAATGCAAGTGCAATCTTATTGACATCGAGTCTTGTTGCGGGATCGCACCAGATCGTAGCGATCTATTCGGGCGATAACACCTTTGCTCCAAGTACGTCGGCTCCAGCCAACGACTTAGTCGAAGATTTCACCAACACCAATACCGGCCCCGCTAGCCAAAATGTATTTCCAGGGGCATCTACCACCTACAACTTCAGTCTGGCACCTATCACTGCAAGTACCTTTCTCAACGATGTAACAGTCACGGTCACAGGATTGCCGGCAGGATCGACCTATACCTTAACGCCTTCTTCCGTTGCAGCTGGAAGCGGTGTTACCGCTATGGTTCTCAACGTTCAAACGAGCAGCAGCCTCAGCGCACAAAATAACCAGCCTGCAAACTCTCCCGCCTCCAGGAAGGAGCTACCGATAGCTCTAGGAATGCTAGGCCTTATCGGCCTCGGAGCGATACGAAAGCTTAGAAATAGGATGCCGCGTGCCTTGCTGCTCCTCTTGGTGATGCTCAGCTCGCTCTTGCCGATCGCTGCGCTCAGCGGCTGTGCTGGCGGATACTTCACTCTCAACCCTCAGACCTACACCGTCACGGTTACCGGCACCGAAGGTATCGTTCAACATGCAGCGACTGCAACTTTGATTGTTCAGTAG
- a CDS encoding porin family protein codes for MMHFRSALLLVLIFGLPWALHAQAISAGGSYDSIPRLELGANYNYFHANAPPGQCGCFSLNGGSGTVLLNVTPVWGVVADIMVGHATNVDNSLQNITIFNYLFGARYTRRTERRFVPYAEALFGGAKEDVNFQFTINRNAFGLAAGGGVSTKLKGKFGLTAVQIDYVYTQIPNAKNDRQNNIRVATGVTYGFGYK; via the coding sequence ATGATGCATTTTAGAAGCGCTTTGCTTCTTGTACTTATATTTGGTCTGCCCTGGGCTCTTCATGCTCAGGCAATATCGGCTGGGGGATCCTATGACTCAATACCTAGACTGGAGCTTGGAGCCAACTACAACTATTTCCATGCGAATGCCCCTCCGGGCCAATGCGGTTGCTTTTCTCTTAATGGCGGTAGTGGAACTGTGTTGCTTAACGTAACACCAGTGTGGGGAGTCGTTGCTGACATCATGGTCGGTCATGCAACCAACGTCGATAATAGTCTCCAGAACATCACCATCTTCAATTATCTTTTTGGTGCACGCTACACGCGTCGTACAGAGAGGCGTTTTGTTCCATACGCTGAGGCATTGTTTGGCGGGGCGAAGGAAGATGTGAATTTTCAATTCACGATCAATCGCAATGCGTTTGGATTGGCGGCTGGAGGTGGAGTATCTACAAAGTTGAAAGGGAAATTCGGACTGACGGCCGTCCAAATCGACTACGTTTACACGCAGATACCGAATGCAAAAAATGATCGTCAGAATAACATTCGTGTCGCCACCGGCGTGACCTATGGGTTCGGCTACAAATAA
- a CDS encoding APC family permease, with translation MSEPSPEHSGPKTKSRTPVNAERPATHELRRGLSTGSALGLNVIDMVGVGPFVTLPLIVGVMGGPQVMLGWLMGALLSLCDGLIWSELGTAYPEAGGSYAYLKYLYGEKTWGRAFSFLYAWQLLISAPLSIASGCIGFSQYASFFLPSASHTFAATSLFGVPVVLSGQTLIAMAACGIAIVVLYRSIFAIDRIVRWLGLVVGLTLVLVIVVGFMHFNVHRAFDFPVGAFQLNGAFFLGLGNGMLISAYDYWGYYNVCFMGAEVRDPQRAIPRAVLGSIGVVATLYLLMNISVLGVLPWREMTQNTDSHARMFTMAVFMERLYGHAAAGVIVVLIALSALASVFALLLGYSRIPFAAARDGNFPAWFGVLHPKHRIPMHSLVTLGSITLLCCIFRLQEVITTLVVVRILFQFLLQGTSALLPKHRRERRMRGFRMPLYPLPVLMALGGFVFILFSRPHFLREMRTAGIILIAGSLVYLLRYFSKRANIQME, from the coding sequence ATGAGTGAACCCTCGCCCGAACATTCGGGCCCGAAGACGAAGAGTCGAACGCCGGTCAACGCAGAACGACCAGCGACGCACGAACTGCGGCGTGGTCTGTCTACGGGCTCAGCACTGGGCCTTAACGTGATCGACATGGTTGGAGTCGGACCATTCGTAACGTTGCCCCTGATCGTTGGCGTGATGGGCGGACCTCAGGTAATGCTCGGGTGGTTGATGGGAGCGCTGCTCTCGCTGTGCGACGGTTTGATCTGGAGTGAACTGGGAACAGCCTACCCCGAGGCCGGTGGATCGTATGCGTATCTCAAGTACTTATACGGAGAAAAGACCTGGGGGCGGGCGTTTTCGTTTCTTTATGCATGGCAGCTACTGATCAGCGCGCCGCTTTCGATCGCCTCGGGGTGCATCGGATTCTCGCAGTATGCGTCTTTCTTCCTTCCATCAGCTAGTCACACGTTTGCCGCCACATCACTGTTTGGCGTCCCCGTGGTGCTGAGTGGACAGACCTTAATTGCAATGGCCGCATGTGGGATCGCGATAGTTGTTCTGTATCGCAGCATCTTCGCCATCGATCGAATTGTTCGATGGCTTGGGTTAGTCGTTGGACTTACGTTGGTGTTAGTGATCGTCGTAGGCTTCATGCACTTCAATGTTCATCGCGCCTTTGATTTCCCTGTGGGTGCATTTCAACTCAATGGAGCTTTTTTTCTCGGGCTTGGCAACGGCATGTTGATCTCCGCATACGATTATTGGGGCTACTACAACGTGTGCTTTATGGGCGCTGAGGTACGCGATCCACAAAGGGCGATACCACGCGCTGTACTCGGATCGATCGGCGTCGTCGCTACACTCTATCTATTGATGAACATCAGCGTCCTCGGCGTGCTGCCATGGCGTGAGATGACGCAGAACACAGATAGTCACGCGCGAATGTTCACTATGGCTGTATTTATGGAACGGTTATATGGACACGCTGCGGCCGGCGTCATAGTAGTGCTGATTGCGTTGTCAGCCCTTGCTTCTGTGTTTGCGTTGCTGCTGGGATATTCACGCATCCCTTTCGCGGCCGCTCGCGACGGCAACTTTCCGGCTTGGTTTGGAGTGCTTCATCCAAAGCATCGCATTCCAATGCATTCGCTGGTGACACTGGGGAGCATCACGCTCCTATGCTGCATCTTTCGGCTGCAAGAGGTCATCACGACGCTGGTAGTAGTCCGAATTCTGTTTCAGTTTCTGTTACAAGGGACGTCTGCACTGTTGCCAAAGCACCGCCGCGAACGGAGGATGCGAGGATTTCGAATGCCGCTCTACCCACTCCCAGTACTGATGGCGCTTGGCGGATTCGTGTTTATTCTTTTTTCAAGACCGCACTTCTTGCGAGAGATGAGAACCGCTGGGATAATTCTGATCGCCGGGTCGCTTGTGTATTTGCTTCGCTATTTCAGTAAGCGGGCGAATATTCAGATGGAATAA
- a CDS encoding glycoside hydrolase family 28 protein: MNRLGVRSAIAASVAILITMTLPATAAGKVCDARTYGAKADGTTKDTQAIQAAIDDCAKAGGGTVKLFRGTFLSAPIVLKSNITLDIAGGTTLLGSSDHDDYPKKTEFRGPGFQSLVSATNAEHVSITGGGVIDGAGESWWKIARSTKNSGVLGSENTRPRLVVFDHCKHVLVEGVTIQNSPYWQLVPYYSDDVKIHNIRVLADIHSPNTDAIDPFSSSNVVIDHVYADVGDDDIAIKSGMINSPGPDDPSKNITITDCEFEHGHGLSIGSEIAGGAQNIHAARIHFKNTDNGIRIKANRDRGADVSDISFRDITMEGVKTSVLISEYYPKALPEGEVAAEPVQRLTPFFHDITIENLRSVDSGWAGVVIGLPESPVKNVVMKNVQIQATKGMTIAYATVDATNLKVTAADGNSIAVFPSAQVTTK; the protein is encoded by the coding sequence ATGAACCGTTTGGGCGTTCGTTCTGCGATAGCAGCATCCGTGGCCATATTGATTACCATGACTTTACCCGCGACGGCCGCGGGTAAGGTCTGTGACGCAAGAACCTATGGGGCCAAAGCCGATGGCACGACCAAAGACACTCAGGCGATTCAAGCGGCGATTGACGACTGCGCCAAAGCGGGCGGGGGGACCGTCAAGCTTTTCCGCGGGACGTTTCTCTCCGCTCCAATCGTTCTGAAGAGCAACATCACCCTGGACATCGCCGGAGGTACGACCCTTCTAGGCTCGTCCGACCACGACGACTACCCGAAGAAGACCGAGTTCAGAGGGCCTGGTTTTCAATCGCTGGTTAGTGCGACGAATGCCGAGCATGTCTCGATCACCGGCGGTGGCGTCATCGACGGAGCGGGAGAGAGCTGGTGGAAGATCGCTCGGAGTACGAAGAACTCCGGTGTGCTTGGCAGCGAGAACACGCGGCCGCGCCTTGTCGTCTTCGATCACTGCAAGCACGTGCTCGTTGAAGGCGTGACCATCCAGAACTCTCCTTACTGGCAACTCGTTCCGTACTACTCGGATGATGTCAAGATCCACAACATCCGGGTGCTTGCCGACATTCACTCGCCGAATACCGACGCGATTGATCCCTTCAGTTCCAGTAACGTCGTAATCGACCACGTCTACGCTGACGTTGGAGACGACGACATTGCCATCAAGAGCGGCATGATCAACTCTCCTGGTCCTGACGATCCGAGCAAGAACATTACTATTACCGACTGCGAGTTCGAGCATGGCCACGGACTCTCGATCGGCAGCGAGATCGCGGGCGGTGCACAGAACATCCACGCTGCGCGAATCCACTTCAAGAACACGGACAACGGTATCCGCATCAAGGCGAATCGCGACCGCGGAGCCGACGTCAGCGACATCTCCTTCAGAGACATCACGATGGAAGGCGTGAAAACCTCGGTGCTTATCAGCGAGTACTACCCGAAGGCACTGCCTGAGGGCGAGGTTGCAGCAGAGCCGGTTCAGCGACTCACGCCTTTCTTCCACGACATCACCATCGAGAACCTGAGGTCGGTCGATAGTGGCTGGGCTGGCGTTGTTATTGGTCTTCCTGAATCTCCGGTCAAGAATGTCGTGATGAAGAACGTTCAGATTCAGGCGACGAAGGGCATGACGATTGCGTATGCAACTGTAGATGCTACAAACCTAAAGGTTACGGCGGCGGATGGAAACAGCATTGCTGTCTTTCCGAGCGCTCAAGTTACGACCAAATAG
- a CDS encoding YggS family pyridoxal phosphate-dependent enzyme has product MSIAENLAHLHEQIAAACHRAGRAESEVELMAVSKVHPVEVILEAYAAGQRLFGENRVQEFQEKSQHLAALTDARFHLIGPLQSNKTAKAAELFHAIDAVDSLKIAQRLNTAAAALNKKLPLLVEVKLSHEESKHGLAPEELSALLTALEPLESVEAVGLMTVPPWSEDAETARPYFRELRRLRDESVIRFPKLTQLSMGMSNDFTVAIEEGSTCVRVGTALFGKRVPARTV; this is encoded by the coding sequence ATGTCAATCGCCGAAAATCTAGCCCATCTACACGAACAGATCGCCGCAGCCTGCCACCGCGCCGGTCGCGCCGAGAGCGAAGTCGAGTTGATGGCAGTCAGCAAGGTTCATCCAGTAGAAGTCATACTCGAAGCCTACGCCGCCGGACAGCGCCTCTTCGGCGAAAATCGCGTGCAGGAGTTTCAAGAGAAGTCGCAGCACCTGGCAGCGCTCACGGATGCAAGGTTTCACCTCATCGGCCCGCTCCAGTCCAACAAGACGGCAAAGGCAGCGGAACTGTTCCACGCAATCGATGCAGTCGACTCCTTGAAGATCGCTCAACGGCTGAACACCGCCGCAGCAGCCCTGAACAAGAAGCTTCCCCTCCTCGTCGAGGTGAAGCTGAGCCACGAAGAGTCGAAGCACGGTCTCGCGCCCGAAGAGCTGTCTGCTCTGCTGACCGCATTGGAGCCCCTGGAGTCAGTCGAAGCGGTTGGACTCATGACGGTCCCACCGTGGTCTGAAGACGCCGAGACCGCGCGACCCTACTTCCGCGAGCTGCGTCGCCTGAGAGACGAGTCAGTGATTCGTTTCCCAAAGCTGACGCAGTTGTCGATGGGCATGTCGAACGACTTCACCGTCGCCATTGAAGAGGGCAGCACCTGCGTCCGCGTAGGCACCGCACTCTTCGGCAAACGGGTCCCGGCCCGTACAGTTTGA
- a CDS encoding DMT family protein, producing MWTILLLIGSNIFMTFAWYGHLKYKEVPLWKVIVVSWGIAFFEYCLQVPANRIGSKTFSPDQLKVIQEVITLAVFGVFSTFYFGDKLHWNHFAAFACLVAGAFFMFHKF from the coding sequence GTGTGGACTATTCTTTTGTTGATCGGCTCGAACATCTTCATGACCTTCGCCTGGTATGGGCACCTGAAGTACAAGGAGGTGCCGCTGTGGAAGGTCATCGTGGTGAGCTGGGGCATTGCGTTCTTCGAGTACTGTCTGCAGGTGCCTGCCAACCGGATCGGCTCTAAGACCTTTTCACCCGACCAGCTTAAGGTCATCCAGGAGGTGATCACGCTAGCGGTCTTCGGTGTCTTCTCCACCTTTTACTTCGGGGACAAGCTGCACTGGAACCACTTCGCGGCGTTCGCCTGTTTAGTAGCTGGGGCATTCTTTATGTTCCACAAGTTCTAG